The Diachasmimorpha longicaudata isolate KC_UGA_2023 chromosome 2, iyDiaLong2, whole genome shotgun sequence genome segment CTTTCTTGATGAGGTAGTAGAGATCCTCAGGTAGATCAGGGGCTAGACCCATGCTCTTCACAATCCGAAGAATTTTGTTTCCAGTGCGGAAACGAACTTGCGCGACTCCATGTGAATCTCGAAGGATAACACCTTCATTGGGATTGAAAATGATAGTTATTAGAAATTCTGCGAACTGGTTAAATGATGCCAATCATTGTGATAACTGAAGAATAGATATTCAACCGTACAAATAATATGTTTAGAATCAGAATATATTTATGCATATACCTAACTTGATCCgaatcgattgaaaaaaaaaagagtgccccagaaatttaaacaatttcaatgatttattaataaacaacaaatgtttaaaaaatatttctgtccAAAAGAGGCATCAATTTATAAAAGATGGTTGAATATGCTTGATTCATTATGAAGCATCTGCATCAAGCAGGTTACACtattaatggaattttcatgtCCTGAGAATGATTTCGACAATAATGAGAAATGGACCTATGAATTTAGGAATTTCATGTTGTCAGATACCTATAACAAACTGCACGAATAATTCAGACAAGTTTGCCTCAAACGCTGACAGAATGATTACTTTAGCAAGAGCATTTTTCCTTAATGAGTTTCATCTCAGGAAAGTTAAACTGATGATTAACCTTCCCGCAGAACTCTTGCCTCAATTGAAACAATTCTTACTCCGTCGAAGTTATTagaaggaaaattaaaatcacatATGAACAACTAGTAACGTGTAAGAAGGTGGTAAAGCAAACAAAAGGAGAATGCCGCCAagattattttggaaatatccctGAAACTAGTGAGATAACAGGAAATAGTCAAGAGACATTTTTGTCTTACATACTAGGGTTATGTCGtaaattttttgaagcctctcCACTTCCGacatatttccaaaatatttcatatcaCATCTCAGTCCATTCAATCATGAATAAGTGTTGCAAACGGAATAATTACCAATTTGTGAGGGAGTGTGGCCTTTTTTAGCAAGTTTGTAAATGAGGTCTTTGCAATCCTCAGGCGTGAGCTTCAGCCATGTCGGTACACTTCGTCTATATGGTAATGCAGACTGGGAGATACCCTTTCTGGAAAAGCCAAAGACatatcatcgattataaaACAATTCACAACAGCTTTAACTCGTAAATTCCTTCTTTCCCAAGTCCTAAACAATGGCTTCGAAGAATAAATTGTCCCCAAAATTCAACCACTTCGAATAAACCTCGCTTGACAATGGCCGGAACACATGGTCACGATGTCCCATGCCCCGAAAATCCCTTATCCCTCTCATCATATGTGATTATCCCGTTTTCTATGATTCCattactcaaaaaaaaaatgggacatTTCAATAAACCATTCGTGACCTTTAAAAAACCCTTGCAAACTTATATTTATATGATTTTACATACCCAGGAGCGTGCATGCGACCCATGATGGCGGCTGTATCGTAGACAAAAAGGCCTGTGTTCACCGGATCATGAACTATGCGAACAGTTGTCTAAACCTAGTGTCACCATCTCCCGTCTTTTTACGGATTTACTCAGCAACTCACTTCCAGCTCCCTCTTGCTTGGCGGGCTTCCGCCCTGTTCTCCATTGCCGCCACTTTTCTGCACCGTTTTGTAATAAACACGTGAATTACTCGTTCTCTTAAAAGTGAGATTAAATAACGATATCCGCCGAGGAATTCAGGGAATAATTTCCAGCAAAGACTATAAATCCTTAAAATAGTATAGACAACTCCCAATCAttcactggaaaattccattttaattctaaaaaaattgttgtggtTCTTTTTTCAGCTAAAACtaaaatacattaaaaaaattagtagaTTGTTCCACCAACTGTTTTTTTTCAgcgattttttcgtaaattAGAGCAAAAGCCATAATCCTTCTCAGATAGGCTgaccaaattttcaattcagatttatattttttccccacgTGGCGGAAGTATGACTCTTCCctcaaattttaaaaaatgtagtaAATAACCCAACCACCAAACAGCATTTTATTTCCCTCCACATTTCCCATCGACAAGCAAACCTCTCTACAAACTGCCTACCCAATGCCTCAGCGTGCTGTGAATTAAAATGGCTACTATGTATCGGCCATGATGGCGTTCAAGCACAGGGATAGTCTAACGCAAACATGTACTCTCAGTGAAATAAAACAATTGTACCAAGTGCATGAGTGTTAAGGGTGCATCAATAATGATAATCATTGACCAACGATGAGACCTTGATAAATACCACCGTGGTGGGTGTTGTGGGGCCTTTTGTGGGACCCCGATACGAGCCCCACgttgaataagaaaaaataaaaagaaacacAAGACGGTGGATCCAGTGAAGCTGAGAGAGAGGtagtgagggagagagggcaCTGAAGTGAGACAGATATACACGATATACACGAATTTGCAGTGAGTGTGATAGTGACATTCACTACATACAAGTACGCCCAGAGTCTCTTGGCAGTCGTGCATACACAATACACATAATACATAGTACATAGGTTGTACATATATACAATGTCCATGCATACATGTGAACACTGAAATACATGGATGAGCAGTGATTATGTACACGGTGTCCATGCATATACGTACGTACATGtgtaatatatatttatgtgtacataattcaaaattttatgaaaaatatacacAATTGTTGTAGAGTGGCTTGATGCTCGGGCAAGTGCAGACACATTCCCAGAGAACTctgtattattattttttttctttcattcgtAAATAGGAGTGATTGtgcggttatttttttttcgtccctCGTACGGTGATCGAACACATGGAACATTTGTAAATTAACATCAGTgattttttcacttctgcTCTAGGGGAGGGGACAACATTCGCGGGTGTCTTGTGGACATCCTCCTGACTCGCGAGACAGtgattttgaggttatgtgacactttttttaatggagaatGTGGTTATTCAGTGAGATATTGATTCGAGAGATGTTGAAGTGATTATTGGGAACATCTGTGATTCCATGGGGTTGGGAAGTGTTTTTTGaaggtttttttattgttagaaGTGAGGATGAGCAAACTGTCATTCAGGGCTAGGGCCCTGGACGCCTCGAAGCCTATGCCTATTTATATGGCTGAGGAGCTACCTGATCTACCGGATTACTCAGCAATTAACAGAGCTGTTCCACAGATGCCTAGTGGCATGACCAAGGAGGAAGAATGCGTGAGTTTTGAGGGTTTTTCCCCCGGGTAGACAGGATTGGAATCAGACATGCTAGCATGTTTTTACAATCATCCGCCATTTTGGAATTGTGCACGATCTGGAGGGATTTGTAAACAAGAGGGAGATGGAGGTTTCAGGGGTTTTTGGGGATACTGGATTTTCGTGGCGGGCACTCGTATCAGGGTTGTTCCTCA includes the following:
- the LOC135173091 gene encoding small ribosomal subunit protein uS15; its protein translation is MGRMHAPGKGISQSALPYRRSVPTWLKLTPEDCKDLIYKLAKKGHTPSQIGVILRDSHGVAQVRFRTGNKILRIVKSMGLAPDLPEDLYYLIKKAVAIRKHLERNRKDKDSKFRLILVESRIHRLARYYKSKGSLPPTWKYESSTASALVA